Genomic segment of Rhodococcus rhodochrous:
GTGCAGTGCGATCTACTCCGCGGTCTCGAGGAGGTTGCGGGTGCGCTGCGGATCCACCGGGATGCCCGGGCCGGTGGTCGTAGCGATCGTGACCTTCTTGATGTAGCGGCCCTTCGCGCTGGACGGCTTGGCGCGGAGCACCTCGTCCAGAGCAGCAGCGTAGTTCTCGACCAGCTTGGTCTCGTCGAACGAGGCCTTGCCGATCACGAAGTGCAGGTTGGCGTTCTTGTCGACGCGGAAGCTGATCTTGCCACCCTTGATGTCGGTGACGGCCTTCGCGACATCCGGCGTGACCGTACCCGTCTTCGGGTTCGGCATCAGACCACGGGGACCGAGGACGCGGGCGATACGACCGACCTTCGCCATCTGGTCGGGGGTCGCGATCGCGGCGTCGAAGTCCAGCCAGCCGCCCTGGATGCGCTCGATCAGATCCTCGGCGCCCACGACGTCGGCACCTGCGGCCTCGGCCTCGGCAGCCTTCTCGCCCACCGCGAAGACGATGACGCGAGCGGTCTTACCCGTGCCGTGCGGCAGGTTGACCGTGCCACGCACCATCTGGTCCGCCTTGCGGGGATCCA
This window contains:
- the rplA gene encoding 50S ribosomal protein L1 is translated as MAKRSKAYLAAAEKIDSDNLYSPLAAVKLAKETTSKNYDATVEVAMRLGVDPRKADQMVRGTVNLPHGTGKTARVIVFAVGEKAAEAEAAGADVVGAEDLIERIQGGWLDFDAAIATPDQMAKVGRIARVLGPRGLMPNPKTGTVTPDVAKAVTDIKGGKISFRVDKNANLHFVIGKASFDETKLVENYAAALDEVLRAKPSSAKGRYIKKVTIATTTGPGIPVDPQRTRNLLETAE